The stretch of DNA ATCAAACTGGCAGCTAATACTGGTCCTAACACGATAGCTGTTCCAATAAAAGAAGTGTAGGTGTTAATAGAATTCCAACCGCTCACTAGCGAATTTGCATAAATGGCTCCCATGAAAAATATATCAACGATACCGATAATGGAAGCAATAAGTAATAGCCAAAGATTGACCTTTTTCTGAACAAAACCTAAAACCGTCGTTACACTAATCGCCCCTATAAAGAGTCCTGTCGCTAAAATCTCACGACTCATCCAAGAAGAACCTAAATGACGAATTGCATTCAATGCATTTTCAGGTGCTCCTAAGTGAGCAAAGGAAGCACCTAATCCAACGAGAGATAGCCCAGCAAAAACAACGAGGGGCATCTTCATCACAAGAAATGTCTGTTCTTCTCCAGTCTCAGAAATCTTTTTATAGAAAATTGCAAGCATGATCGTTCCGCCTATCGCAGCCTGCATACAAACAGTAAATATTAATAACGCCCATTCATTCACGATTGAACCCTCCTTTAGTTAGCATGTTTGTGTGGAGTAATAATAATATTTGGATTTGTAATAGAAGCACTTGGCATTCCTTTTACTTCATGAACATCACCATATTTCTTGCGCAGATCATCGATTGGTCCAACTTCGATTGCTCTCACTGGACAAGCCCCTTCACAGGCAGGTCTATCGCCTTTTTCCAATAGGTCAATACATAAATTA from Cytobacillus dafuensis encodes:
- a CDS encoding dimethyl sulfoxide reductase anchor subunit family protein → MNEWALLIFTVCMQAAIGGTIMLAIFYKKISETGEEQTFLVMKMPLVVFAGLSLVGLGASFAHLGAPENALNAIRHLGSSWMSREILATGLFIGAISVTTVLGFVQKKVNLWLLLIASIIGIVDIFFMGAIYANSLVSGWNSINTYTSFIGTAIVLGPVLAASLIVPILRKKENQTLAQHFVKYSFSISILGIAVQLVGLALFPTVVPEVNMIAGTNAIATLEGYQGTVALRWIIEVIGVGLLGYLSISKNKKVSLSFAYIALAAIFLAEGMSRYMFFVLGS